In the Oncorhynchus keta strain PuntledgeMale-10-30-2019 chromosome 14, Oket_V2, whole genome shotgun sequence genome, one interval contains:
- the aptx gene encoding aprataxin encodes MSICLLISKNGRHKPIHLPHLQTVVLGRSPETTIKDKKCSREQVELKADCNKGYISVKQLGVNPTSVDSEVVGKGNQVEMRSGQQLHMVNELYPYTVCFKEDPSNSQSSVGTKRPCGPASEEREFHREPPGHKVPRKTEDSTQCKHGGSTSTNTQPEPQTEKTETLGYWSQGLKASMQDPKMQVYKDDRVVVIMDKYPKAHYHWLVLPWESIPSLKTLHRGHCDLLRHMNQVADRIVQQQCPDAGLLHFRQGYHAIPSMSHVHLHVISQDFDSPCLKNKKHWNSFTTDYFIESQEVIQMLEKDGKVTVKEGTNELLKLPLCCHVCGMALSTIPRLKEHLKSHPYGRL; translated from the coding sequence ATGTCTATTTGTTTGCTGATCAGCAAAAATGGAAGGCATAAACCGATTCATCTACCTCACCTACAGACAGTTGTCTTGGGTCGGAGTCCAGAAACAACGATAAAAGACAAAAAATGTTCCAGGGAGCAAGTTGAGCTCAAGGCTGACTGCAACAAAGGGTATATCAGTGTAAAACAACTGGGTGTCAACCCTACTAGTGTGGACTCTGAGGTGGTGGGTAAAGGCAACCAAGTGGAGATGAGATCTGGCCAGCAGCTGCACATGGTCAATGAGCTGTACCCTTATACTGTGTGCTTCAAAGAGGATCCATCCAACTCTCAGTCCAGTGTGGGCACCAAGAGGCCCTGTGGGCCTGCCTCAGAGGAGCGGGAGTTTCACAGAGAGCCCCCTGGGCATAAAGTACCAAGGAAAACGGAGGACTCCACTCAGTGCAAGCATGGAGGGTCCACCTccactaacacacagcctgaACCTCAAACAGAGAAAACAGAAACTTTAGGATATTGGAGCCAAGGATTGAAAGCCTCAATGCAAGACCCCAAAATGCAGGTCTACAAGGATGACAGAGTAGTTGTTATCATGGACAAGTACCCCAAGGCTCACTACCACTGGCTGGTCCTGCCCTGGGAGTCCATCCCCAGTCTGAAGACACTGCACAGGGGGCACTGTGATCTGTTGAGGCACATGAACCAGGTAGCAGACAGGATTGTACAACAGCAGTGCCCCGATGCTGGCCTGTTACACTTCCGCCAGGGCTACCACGCCATCCCCAGTATGAGCCATGTCCATCTACACGTGATCAGCCAGGACTTTGACTCCCCTTGTTTAAAGAACAAGAAACACTGGAATTCATTCACAACCGACTATTTCATAGAATCTCAAGAAGTCATCCAGATGCTGGAAAAGGATGGGAAGGTCACGGTAAAAGAAGGGACAAATGAGTTGTTGAAACTCCCTCTCTGCTGTCACGTGTGTGGCATGGCGCTGTCCACCATACCACGACTTAAGGAGCACCTGAAATCTCACCCCTATGGTAGATTGTGA
- the elac1 gene encoding zinc phosphodiesterase ELAC protein 1 isoform X2 — protein sequence MKSQLKASRITKVFISHLHGDHLFGLPGLLCTVSLNLNPCPTQPPTCVDIYGPQGLRQFLRVALELTSSQLLFPYSVHELEPTTDQCPTEGQLSPDVTADSGRLHPQERAGRTIPLDVNSDCYVILEEKRFVVKAFRLFHRVPSFGFSVQEHDWPGRLNTELLKDLGLKPGPLYGRLKAGESVTLENGQVVKPSEVLEEAIPGRKVCVLGDCSSLLGEGPLRACHRADILVHEATLSDEHRDKAVDHGHSTPSMAAAVAQACCARMLVLYHFSQRYKPASQHKEGDEDDVLELKRQAEEALQGTGIEVTLAEDFLMIPIPLIRLH from the exons ATGAAGAGTCAATTGAAGGCTA GCCGAATCACCAAAGTGTTCATCTCTCACCTGCATGGTGATCACCTCTTTGGTCTACCAGGGCTACTGTGCACTGTGAGCCTAAACCTTAACCCCTGTCCCACCCAGCCTCCAACATGTGTGGATATCTATGGTCCCCAGGGTCTCAGGCAGTTCCTGAGGGTGGCATTAGAGCTCACCAGCTCCCAGCTTCTCTTCCCCTATTCAGTACATGAGCTAGAGCCCACCACTGACCAGTGTCCTACAGAGGGTCAGCTAAGCCCTGACGTCACAGCAGATTCTGGGCGTCTCCATCCCCAAGAACGCGCTGGCCGAACAATCCCCCTGGATGTCAACAGTGACTGCTATGTTATACTGGAGGAGAAGCGTTTTGTTGTGAAGGCGTTCCGTTTGTTCCATCGGGTACCCTCCTTCGGGTTCTCTGTTCAAGAACATGATTGGCCAGGGCGTTTGAACACAGAACTACTGAAGGATCTTG GTTTGAAGCCTGGACCACTCTATGGACGACTGAAAGCTGGTGAGTCAGTGACATTGGAAAATGGACAAGTGGTGAAGCCCAGTGAGGTGCTGGAGGAAGCCATTCCGGGGAGAAAAGTTTGTGTTTTAGGGGATTGCAGCTCGTTATTGGGGGAGGGACCCCTGAGGGCCTGTCACAGAGCTGACATCCTGGTGCATGAGGCCACCCTGTCAGATGAGCATCGGGATAAGGCAGTGGACCATGGGCACAGCACACCTAGTATGGCAGCTGCAGTGGCACAGGCCTGTTGTGCACGTATGCTGGTGCTCTACCATTTCAGTCAGAGGTATAAGCCGGCCAGCCAGCACAAAgagggtgatgaggatgatgtctTGGAGCTCAAGAGACAAGCTGAGGAGGCTTTGCAGGGCACAGGCATAGAGGTGACCCTGGCGGAGGACTTTCTCATGATACCCATACCCCTCATAAGGCTTCACTGA
- the elac1 gene encoding zinc phosphodiesterase ELAC protein 1 isoform X1 produces MTMDLTFLGTGSAYPSPHRGASALVLRTEGECWLFDCGEGTQTQLMKSQLKASRITKVFISHLHGDHLFGLPGLLCTVSLNLNPCPTQPPTCVDIYGPQGLRQFLRVALELTSSQLLFPYSVHELEPTTDQCPTEGQLSPDVTADSGRLHPQERAGRTIPLDVNSDCYVILEEKRFVVKAFRLFHRVPSFGFSVQEHDWPGRLNTELLKDLGLKPGPLYGRLKAGESVTLENGQVVKPSEVLEEAIPGRKVCVLGDCSSLLGEGPLRACHRADILVHEATLSDEHRDKAVDHGHSTPSMAAAVAQACCARMLVLYHFSQRYKPASQHKEGDEDDVLELKRQAEEALQGTGIEVTLAEDFLMIPIPLIRLH; encoded by the exons atgacCATGGACCTAACTTTTCTGGGGACAGGGTCGGCATATCCTTCCCCCCATCGTGGTGCTTCTGCCCTCGTACTCAGAACAGAAGGGGAGTGTTGGCTGTTTGACTGCGGAGAAGGGACGCAAACTCAACTGATGAAGAGTCAATTGAAGGCTA GCCGAATCACCAAAGTGTTCATCTCTCACCTGCATGGTGATCACCTCTTTGGTCTACCAGGGCTACTGTGCACTGTGAGCCTAAACCTTAACCCCTGTCCCACCCAGCCTCCAACATGTGTGGATATCTATGGTCCCCAGGGTCTCAGGCAGTTCCTGAGGGTGGCATTAGAGCTCACCAGCTCCCAGCTTCTCTTCCCCTATTCAGTACATGAGCTAGAGCCCACCACTGACCAGTGTCCTACAGAGGGTCAGCTAAGCCCTGACGTCACAGCAGATTCTGGGCGTCTCCATCCCCAAGAACGCGCTGGCCGAACAATCCCCCTGGATGTCAACAGTGACTGCTATGTTATACTGGAGGAGAAGCGTTTTGTTGTGAAGGCGTTCCGTTTGTTCCATCGGGTACCCTCCTTCGGGTTCTCTGTTCAAGAACATGATTGGCCAGGGCGTTTGAACACAGAACTACTGAAGGATCTTG GTTTGAAGCCTGGACCACTCTATGGACGACTGAAAGCTGGTGAGTCAGTGACATTGGAAAATGGACAAGTGGTGAAGCCCAGTGAGGTGCTGGAGGAAGCCATTCCGGGGAGAAAAGTTTGTGTTTTAGGGGATTGCAGCTCGTTATTGGGGGAGGGACCCCTGAGGGCCTGTCACAGAGCTGACATCCTGGTGCATGAGGCCACCCTGTCAGATGAGCATCGGGATAAGGCAGTGGACCATGGGCACAGCACACCTAGTATGGCAGCTGCAGTGGCACAGGCCTGTTGTGCACGTATGCTGGTGCTCTACCATTTCAGTCAGAGGTATAAGCCGGCCAGCCAGCACAAAgagggtgatgaggatgatgtctTGGAGCTCAAGAGACAAGCTGAGGAGGCTTTGCAGGGCACAGGCATAGAGGTGACCCTGGCGGAGGACTTTCTCATGATACCCATACCCCTCATAAGGCTTCACTGA
- the smad4b gene encoding LOW QUALITY PROTEIN: mothers against decapentaplegic homolog 4 (The sequence of the model RefSeq protein was modified relative to this genomic sequence to represent the inferred CDS: inserted 1 base in 1 codon): MSITNTPSSNDACLSIVHSLMCHRQGGESETFAKRAIESLVKKLKEKKDELDSLITAITTNGAHPSKCVTIGRTLDGRLQVAGRKGFPHVIYTRLWRWPDLHKNELKHVKYCQFAFDLKCDSVCVNPYHYDRVVSPGIDLSSLQLTSSAPSLGLMVKDEYDFDGQAPLPTMDGGHSLQTIQHPPSSRGGPPSETFGTPGLLSPSDASTASTSAFPSISVGSGNATSTWTRNSSFTPNMPHHQNGHLQHHPPMPPPGHYWPVHNELGFQPPISNHPAPDYWCSIAYFEMDVQVGETFKVPSTGPVVTVDGYVDPSGGDRFCLGQLSNVHRTEAIERARLHIGKGIQLEGKGEGDVWVRCLSDHAVFVQSYYLDREAGRAPGDAVHKIYPSAYIKVFDLRQCHRQMQQQAATAQAAAAAQAAAVAGNIPGPGSVGGIAPAISLSAAAGIGVDDLRRLCILRMSFVKGWGPDYPRTSIKETPCWIEIHLHRALQLLDEVLHTMPIGXPPAPGLNHQPDPSTVRLQYDRPWNEVVGRTGKTPRFTA; the protein is encoded by the exons ATGTCTATCACCAACACGCCTTCGAGTAATGATGCTTGCCTGAGCATTGTACACAGCTTGATGTGTCACAGgcaagggggagagagtgagacctTTGCCAAGCGGGCAATAGAAAGCCTGGTGAAAAAGCTGAAGGAGAAGAAGGATGAACTGGACTCCCTAATCACAGCCATCACCACCAATGGAGCTCATCCCAGCAAGTGTGTCACCATTGGGCGGACTCTGGATGGCCGTTTGCAG GTGGCAGGGCGGAAAGGGTTTCCCCACGTGATCTACACTCGGTTATGGAGATGGCCTGATCTGCATAAAAATGAACTGAAACATGTGAAATATTGCCAGTTTGCGTTTGACCTGAAGTGTGACAGCGTTTGCGTGAACCCATACCACTACGACCGGGTGGTGTCTCCAGGTATTG ATCTATCAAGTTTGCAACTTACCAGCTCAG ctccAAGCCTGGGACTGATGGTTAAAGATGAATACGACTTTGATGGCCAGGCCCCACTGCCCACCATGGACGGGGGTCACTCCCTCCAGACCATTCAGCACCCCCCCTCTAGCCGAGGTGGGCCCCCCTCAGAGACCTTCGGCACCCCTGGCCTGCTGTCCCCCTCTGACGCCAGCACCGCCTCCACCTCCGCCTTCCCCAGCATCTCTGTCGGATCAGGAA ATGCCACCTCCACCTGGACTAGAAATAGCAGCTTCACGCCCAACATGCCTCACCATCAGAATGGGCACCTGCAACACCACCCACCCATGCCTCCTCCAGGACATTACT GGCCTGTGCACAACGAGCTTGGCTTCCAGCCACCCATATCCAACCATCCAG CGCCAGACTACTGGTGTTCCATCGCCTACTTTGAGATGGACGTGCAGGTGGGCGAGACCTTCAAGGTGCCCTCCACTGGCCCCGTCGTGACGGTGGATGGCTATGTGGACCCGTCTGGCGGAGACCGCTTCTGCCTAGGCCAGCTGAGCAACGTGCACCGGACCGAGGCCATCGAAAGAGCCAG GCTCCACATCGGTAAGGGGATCCAGTTGGAGGGTAAAGGTGAAGGGGACGTGTGGGTACGCTGCCTCAGCGACCACGCCGTGTTCGTGCAGAGCTATTACCTGGACCGGGAAGCCGGCCGTGCCCCTGGCGACGCCGTGCACAAGATCTACCCCAGCGCCTACATCAAG GTGTTTGACCTGCGTCAGTGCCACAGGCAGATGCAGCAGCAGGCAGCGACAGCGCAGGCGGCAGCCGCGGCTCAGGCAGCCGCCGTGGCTGGGAACATCCCTGGGCCGGGCTCTGTGGGAGGCATCGCTCCTGCCATCA GCCTTTCAGCTGCTGCCGGCATCGGAGTGGACGACCTGAGGAGACTGTGCATCCTGCGCATGAGCTTCGTCAAGGGCTGGGGTCCCGACTACCCCCGGACGAGCATCAAGGAGACCCCGTGCTGGATTGAGATCCACCTACACCGGGCCCTCCAGCTACTGGATGAGGTGCTGCACACCATGCCAATCG GACCCCCAGCCCCTGGACTGAACCACCAGCCTGACCCCTCCACTGTGAGACTTCAGTATGACAGACCTTGGAATGAGGTGGTAGGTAGAACAGGAAAGACACCCCGGTTTACCGCTTGA